The genomic interval CAAATCATGCTGGATTTTGAACGGAAACATCAGTGCCGCGCTTGGTTGGAATGGGCGCGCATTGCGCAGCGTGGCGGCCACTTGCCACGATGCGCAATACAAAACTGGACACAGCGCGAAAACACTGCGGCTCCGACGATGCCAGAACCGCAAAAGTGCCCATGGCCTATGGATGAAAATAGATCGAATCGAGGTTCATCAGGCCGCCGGTCTTTTCGGGATTCTCAAACCGGACGAACAGATCATGTCGGCCGGTCGTCGAGGGAAGTTCGATGGTCTTTTCGTACCATGTCTCCCACGCGCCATTCACCTCAACACTGACCGACGCCAGCCGCGGGCCGTCTGGCCGATCCATACGGATGTCGATCACACCTCCTTGTCCGGCCGAAGCCACCCGGAACGTCAATCGCTTCACGCGATCGAGGGTCACGCCATTGAACCTGAGATAGTGTCCATGATCGATCGAACCGGCGAATCGTCCGCCTCCCGCAGAGTTGGAATTGAGAAACCGTGGACCATGAACTTCGTCAGCAGACTCGGCCTCAACCATCCGATGTCGCAAATACACAACGGCCGATGCGTTTAACGGCGGAATCCCTTCGGCCCCCCGGTCCACGTAATTCGCTTCAAGCTTGTAGTGCCCGGGCTGGCCAGCTTCCTCAGTCGAAACCGGGATCTCGCCCACGAAACCATTGAAGACTCGTACCAGTCCGCGGGGCTGAAGCGAGTAGACCCACTCCACCATTTCGCGAATTTCGTCGAGTGTGTGCTGAGAATGAGGAATCATCGGGATTTTTCCCCAGACGCCTGTCGATCCCTTCAAGACTCGCTGCACCGACGCATCGAGAGCCCCTTCGGTCGTGCGGTACTTCGTCGCGATTTCGAGGAGCGGCGGGCCGACACGTTTTTGATCCACAGCATGGCAGTTGAAGCAATCGCTGCCTTTCATTCTCCGCAGCCCCATCGGCCCTTGATCGGTCGATTCTGTCGCTCCCCCCGCAGTCGGAATGGGCTCCTTGGAATACGCCGCATTCAGCGACACACGTTTGGGAGAATCGCCATCAATCGGTTCGGCGCCACGCTTATCAACTTCGTCGTCGTCATTCGAGCCATCCTCGACATCGTTCACTGTCAGCTCGAAACGAATTGGCTGATCCGCATCGTAGAACTCGCCACTGGCCGGTTTACTGAATCGAATCGTTGGCCGCTCGTTCCCCACAATCACGGGGACCGTCGCGCTGCGAAATGCTCCTTGTGCATCCGTCACGACGAGTTCCAGATTGTAAACTCCAGGCTCGGTCATGGTGATGGTCGGGTTGGGCTCGCGAGAGACCACTTTCGGCGCCGCGTTGGCATCACCGGCGCGGATCGCGCGCCATTCATAACTCAGTTGATCACCCACGTCTTTGTCGAATGTACCCTGGCTTGAAAGCGACACCTTCAGCGGATGCTTGCCGAGGTTATTCTCGGCCGCCACGACCACGACGGGCGGCCGATTGCCGCGAACGAAGTCGATTCGGATCAGCCGGGCATCTTGATTCACACCCCAGGTTTCGCCGTATTCAATCGCGTACAAGCTGCCTTCAGGACCAAACTCCAAGTCGATGGGACGAACAAACCGTTGCTCGGGCAAGAACGGCTCAATGCGCTTGACGTTCTGTTGGTCGTCAAGAAACACCACCTTCAGCCAGTTGCGCGACCACTCAAAAATGAACAAGCATCGGTCATACTCGGCCGGAAATTTGACGAGGGAATCGGAGCGGCCCTGGAAATGATAGACCGGCCCGGCACACGCCGTGCGTCCCCCTTTTCCTAACTCGGGAAATTCAGGTGAGTCTCCGTACGGATAGAACAACATGGCCGGTTGCGGCACTGGCAGCACTTTCGCTCCGGTGTTGTTGGGAGAGTCATTTTTCGGTCCATTCACATCAGACAGAGCCACAATTTCGCCTGTTTCGAAGTTCACATGGGCATAGGGGCGATTGTTCGCAACAAAGTAGGGCCAACCGAAATTTCCCGCCTTCCGCGCTTGGTTGATCTCGTCATAACCACGCGATCCGCGCGGCCCATCGGCACCTGCATCCGGTCCGACATCGCCCCAGTACAGAAACCCCGTCGCAGGATCGACGCTAATTCGCCAGGGGTTCCGACATCCCATCACGTAGATCTCGGGATGCCCCTGTGATCCGTCGGCTGGAAACAAATTGCCTTCGGGAATTTCATATGTTCCATCGTGCTTCGGCTTGATTCGCAGAATCTTGCCGTTGTAACTGTTGGTGTTTCCGGACGAACGCTGTGCATCGAACGGCGAATGATCCGGACGTTCGTCGATCGGAGCATAGCCTTGTGAATCGCCAAACGGATTGGTGTTGTCGCCAGACGCGATGAACAACTCGCCGCCCGGTCCGAACTGAAGCGCACCGGCGTGGTGACAGCATTCCTTTCGCTGCTCTTCGTACTTGAGCAACACCTTCTCCGACGACAAATCCAGCTTGCCGTCTTTCAAGGTGAATCGGCTGACATATTGTCCCGGAAAATCTGGTGGCGAATACTGGAAGTAAATCCATTGATTGGATGCGAAGTTCGGATCGAGCGTCAGTCCAATCAAGCCGTTCTCTTGAGCAGTCGTAACCACGACTTCACCCACGAGCGTCACTTCGCGGCTGCCGGGCTTCAACACTTTCAGCTTGCCACTGAGTTCGATGAAATAGACCGATCCGTCGGGCGCGATGGCCAGTTCCATCGGTTGCACCAGGCCCGTGGCAAGAATCGTCGTCTCAAACCGACTTTGATCGACGGACGTTTCGGCATTCGACGCGCTGACCAGAGTCATCAGCGCGAGCACCATGGTCATTGACGGTCCTAAACGCTCCCAACGAGCCCATGCGGTCTCCCGCCATCGAGACTTGCAATCATACATTCGATCCACAACTCCATGGGCTTCGCTGACGTAACGGACAATTTCGAACGATCACAACTCGGATCTATTTCTTTGGAGCATTCTTCTCGACCAGGCCCCACATGTGACCACCGACTTCACCATGCTGCCAGGTGCCTGCGTAGCGGTCCCCATAAAACATGACTCGAGCCGTGAAGGTCCCGACACCAGGAATCGTGAGATCCGTCAACGACATGACCGGGGTATCGTTGGCCCAGTAAACCTTAATCGGAATCGGAATATCGAGTTCATTCTCGCCGACTTTCATTTTGGCCGTGATCAACCAGTCATCACCCTTCAACTTCTTTGCAGAAACAATCTGATATCGATCAGGTTTATTGGTTCCCGAGTCCTTCCCATCAACACTGAATGCCCCGGCGAGAACTCCATTCGTCAATTTGGCCGAGAATGCCTTCTCCAGATCTTCCCGATCAGCCTTCTTCTCGGGATCGGCTGCCCAGAGCGACATCGCGACGAAGCCTATGGCAACAAGACCTGCAAAAAAACGTGTCATGTTCGCTCCTTCCAGAAAGCAACGATTCAAACGAGCCTCAAACTGAACTTCGTTCCGGTTCAAACATGTTCCAAGACATAGAGCGCGTTGTCGGCACGGAAATTCGCAGCCCAGGCGCCGCGCGCCGATCGTCCATGAACCAACGGAATTTCGATCACAATCTTAAACTTCATCCGTTCGCACAGTTCGCGAAAATCCAGCATGGAAAGAAAATGCAAATTCGGCGTGTTGTACCAGTCGTACGGCAACGAACCGGTGACGGGCGCGCGGCCGTGCAGCATGATCTGCAGCCGAATCCACCAGTGGCCGTAGTTGGGGACAAGAATCACGGCCCGCTTGGCGATTCGCAGCATCTCTTTCAACAGTTCTTGTGGATGACGCACTTGCTGCAAGGTCTGGCTGAGCACGGCGAAATCGAATGAGCCTTCCGGAATCTCTTTCAGACCATGATCAAGGTCGGACTGAATCACGGGCATTCCCTTTGAGATCGCGGCAATGACTTCGCGATGATCCAGTTCGATTCCCTGCACGGAACAGTTCAGTTCGTCGCGCAGTCGGCACAACAAACGAGCATCACCACACCCCAGATCGATCACGCGGCTGCCGCGGCCAATCTGGTCAATGATTAAGCGATCGGTAAGCGAAGCCATAGGATCGCCCACGCTGTAACGGCGCGTCGCCATCGTATCTCCTAGGAATGACGCAAGCGCCGATAAGTTTCGCGTAACAACGGGGTCACGAGTTCCTCAAGTTGCTTGATTTCAAGCAAGAACGAATCGTGTCCAAACACGCTTTCCAGTTCGAGGTACGTCACATGTCGGTGCGTTTGCAGCAAGGCACTCACCAGTTCACGACTTTGACTCGACGGAAACAGCCAATCAGTGTGATAGGACGTAATTAGGAACCGCGCCTCGGTTCGACCCAGTGCCTGACGGAGTGAGCCGTACCGCTGCGCGAGGTCGAAATAGTCCATCGCTCTGGTCAAATAGACGTAACTGTTGGCGTCAAACCGTTCGATGAATCGCTTGCCCTGATAGTGCAGATAACTCTCGATTTTGAATTCGGTCTCGCTCTGCAGGTCGTATGCAAGATGATCCGAATGCTGCAAATCACGGCCGAATTTTCGTTCGATTGATGCTTCCGACAGATACGTGATGTGTGCCACCATGCGAGCCAGTGCCAGTCCCGCACGAGGACCGACATCACCGTACTTCGACGGTTCGGCACCGTAATAATCGCCATTCTGAAATTGGGGATCGGTTGTGATCGCACGACGCCCCACGGCATTAAAAGCGATTCCCTGGGCAGACAGCTTTGCCGCAGACGCCAGGCAAATGGCCGCATGCATCATATCGGGATACCGCGCCACCCAGTCCAGAACCTGCATTCCGCCCAGGCTGCCGCCAATCACTGCCAGCAACTTTTCGATTCCCAGATGCCGGACAAGCGCCGCGTGAACTTCG from Schlesneria paludicola DSM 18645 carries:
- a CDS encoding PQQ-dependent sugar dehydrogenase, giving the protein MTMVLALMTLVSASNAETSVDQSRFETTILATGLVQPMELAIAPDGSVYFIELSGKLKVLKPGSREVTLVGEVVVTTAQENGLIGLTLDPNFASNQWIYFQYSPPDFPGQYVSRFTLKDGKLDLSSEKVLLKYEEQRKECCHHAGALQFGPGGELFIASGDNTNPFGDSQGYAPIDERPDHSPFDAQRSSGNTNSYNGKILRIKPKHDGTYEIPEGNLFPADGSQGHPEIYVMGCRNPWRISVDPATGFLYWGDVGPDAGADGPRGSRGYDEINQARKAGNFGWPYFVANNRPYAHVNFETGEIVALSDVNGPKNDSPNNTGAKVLPVPQPAMLFYPYGDSPEFPELGKGGRTACAGPVYHFQGRSDSLVKFPAEYDRCLFIFEWSRNWLKVVFLDDQQNVKRIEPFLPEQRFVRPIDLEFGPEGSLYAIEYGETWGVNQDARLIRIDFVRGNRPPVVVVAAENNLGKHPLKVSLSSQGTFDKDVGDQLSYEWRAIRAGDANAAPKVVSREPNPTITMTEPGVYNLELVVTDAQGAFRSATVPVIVGNERPTIRFSKPASGEFYDADQPIRFELTVNDVEDGSNDDDEVDKRGAEPIDGDSPKRVSLNAAYSKEPIPTAGGATESTDQGPMGLRRMKGSDCFNCHAVDQKRVGPPLLEIATKYRTTEGALDASVQRVLKGSTGVWGKIPMIPHSQHTLDEIREMVEWVYSLQPRGLVRVFNGFVGEIPVSTEEAGQPGHYKLEANYVDRGAEGIPPLNASAVVYLRHRMVEAESADEVHGPRFLNSNSAGGGRFAGSIDHGHYLRFNGVTLDRVKRLTFRVASAGQGGVIDIRMDRPDGPRLASVSVEVNGAWETWYEKTIELPSTTGRHDLFVRFENPEKTGGLMNLDSIYFHP
- the metW gene encoding methionine biosynthesis protein MetW, coding for MATRRYSVGDPMASLTDRLIIDQIGRGSRVIDLGCGDARLLCRLRDELNCSVQGIELDHREVIAAISKGMPVIQSDLDHGLKEIPEGSFDFAVLSQTLQQVRHPQELLKEMLRIAKRAVILVPNYGHWWIRLQIMLHGRAPVTGSLPYDWYNTPNLHFLSMLDFRELCERMKFKIVIEIPLVHGRSARGAWAANFRADNALYVLEHV
- the metX gene encoding homoserine O-acetyltransferase MetX encodes the protein MASEIASPERIDDETSVGIVQTQIVRLFEPSAPLTLEGGRQLGPINVAFETYGELTPEKDNAIFVCHALTGDAHVAGKHSPDDRKSGWWDGLVGPGKALDTRKYFIVCANVLGGCQGTTGPSCPDPATGQPYGLRFPFITVGDMVEVHAALVRHLGIEKLLAVIGGSLGGMQVLDWVARYPDMMHAAICLASAAKLSAQGIAFNAVGRRAITTDPQFQNGDYYGAEPSKYGDVGPRAGLALARMVAHITYLSEASIERKFGRDLQHSDHLAYDLQSETEFKIESYLHYQGKRFIERFDANSYVYLTRAMDYFDLAQRYGSLRQALGRTEARFLITSYHTDWLFPSSQSRELVSALLQTHRHVTYLELESVFGHDSFLLEIKQLEELVTPLLRETYRRLRHS